The region AAACTAAGACTTGTTAATTTTGTTGTTAATCCTAAGGAAGCTTTTATTTGCACTGGCATGATTATGCTTCAAGACAAGCTGAACATTCTATATCCTGGCATTCCTGTCTCTTGTATGGATAGTAGcaccacatttccctctaggtagtGTTATAAAATCCTCTATAGTTTCTGGCATTGGTATCTTTGCTGGTGAAGGCACAATAGTAGAATGCTGGAGTCTGCAGTTAAGCTTCTTCTCCTTTTCATAATTTTTTGCAGCCACATTTACACTGCCTCCTTTTTTGTTTTAGGATGCTGAGTGCATATGAGAGATTGTTTTGTTTGAGTGCAAAAGGGCACAATTATTGAAGTATCCTAGATACTGTCAGGCTGAGAGTCGGATGCTGGTTcatgtgcatttttcttttaaaaGGCATGCCACTTGGGTTATTGGTATAACATCAAAACTTTTTGGACAAACCCAACATATACCATTGCTAGTTGGACCAAAGCCTgcatattccttttttttttttttttctcctttcgtTTCTAAAGGGGGTTGGTAGTGTAGAACAGTTAGAACAGCCGGCTCTGAAGTGTGCAAATTGAAATCAAAACTAGTGGACCATGAGCGTGTAATGAAACTTCAATCCCATAAAGAGCTGTGCCAGTGACAAAAGGTAGTTTCATTATTTTGGCAAGGTCTTGATGGTACGCATTTGTTAAGTATTCGTTGAATGTGGATTTTACATTTTAGCTTCATACAGTTTGAAAGTAAAGGGGAATGTTTTAAGAAAGTTTTGGATATGGAAACAGCATTACAGGAGTCCAAGTGATTGATCCAAAGAAACAACACCTAAAAGAATTAGCTTGTGTTCACAGGACACTTGCAGCTAAATATTGTGTCTGGTCACTCCACTTCTGTTGCACATTAAAAGGCATATTTTACCAAGGTTAGTGACACACTTTTCATATTTGATAGATAagggagatatgctgtttgtaaaATCCAATGTGCTTGTTGGAGAATTTTTTTATGCATGTGTGCATAGATATAACCAAGTGCAATGCCTATGTTGCATCTTGCAGTGAACAAGTTTCCACAAGTCATTCTGCTTGCTGTATTTGTTATCTTTCTTGCAGCACTTTTGTTGTTTGGCAAataatttattcttttttttttttttttgccccatgctttgttggcttcttataatatggaCATTTGTTTGAGCATTACCCATGTACTCCTGTCTTTACACCACTAAGCCATGTGAGCGAGATCTAGTTGTAATATATTTAATGCTGTTTACAAGGAAAACTAATATAATATTCTCATTTTGCCTTGTTGGCATTCATACTTTGGCAAGCTAGTAATGTACAGATTGCGCAttgccaaactttaaaaatgacgcgcatacacacacacacacacacacacaatgcgaGCGGCAGCTGATGCACGAAGGTGCCAAATGAAACATCGCATCAGCACATTTCATGTCACACTTTTGCATTCCATAATTGTCGTCTCTCCTTTACCTTGTGGATACAAGGGCTCAAAAGTtcttcccacttttttttttttttctttacccctCCCCAGTGTCAAGCACTGTTAGCTGTAAATCCCATTCTTACACTCAGGCACACAAACTCCTTGAAAAAGCCGAGTGCATGCCGTTTTACGAGTCACAGGTATGGTTGTGATCACACTGGCAACGCCATGTCGTGCACCCATCTCGGCAGGTGTTCACTGGACAGCTGCTGGAATGTTTTACATTCACAATGTTAAAATAAAATTGTTGCCATGTACAGAGTAACTTGTGTGCGTCAATCAATGCCTTATTACAGCAAGGTAGGTGTAGGTCTGTGCAATTTGATTGTGAAACACTCAGGGCTGTCGGTTTAGCAAGCTTTCTTTGCAAAACCTGCATGTTTCCTGCTGCTTTATTGAAACTTGAAGTACCAATCAGTATAAGTACCAATCAATTTCCTTGTTATGGGGGTGAGGTCGAGCACTGTATGTACAAGATAATTCCTTTGATTCTTATAATTATACCAGGCTGTGGTATGATTCGAATTCAAGCATGCCAAGCAATTATTGGGAAGCAGCTTTGGGTTTGGGCAAGCCGAGATGAAAGCCAGCAATTCTGAGTGTGTGCACTGTTCCTGAAAATAATTTTTACTCTGGCAAGTATTTTTCATCATTGTAGCAGATGACATAGGATGAAATAGTGCAATTTTCTGCTGGCAATGATGCGAGAGTTTATGGGCACTGATGCATTGCAAGTACTATCACTTAACAAGTAAGCGATTGCAGAAGGGAGATGCACAAAACCTGCACCCAAAAGTAGTGCTTTTCTGCTCTAGAACCAATTTGGTACTACTCGTGATTAAGAGTACAGAATAATGGCTCTCATGGCTGTATCTCCCAAATGCATATGACATGCAATATGGCGTAGTTTCATGAAACAAATTGCAACACAGCGTTGGAACAGAGTTTCACCGCTTGGAATAAAACTTGTTGTCTTGCTCTGAAAAAGTACACGCTATGCACAGGCAGCACAGCTGATAAAATGCTGCACAAAAAAGAAACGCTCCAATAGGACAAGTCTGAGGGCTTCGCATGTTTCTTATCCCaactaattttcttttctttttttccttaacGTAACGCTGTCAGCGTCTAATAGTAGGTCTAACACTAGGAACATTACTTGATCACTTCCAAGTGTGAATGTAATTGTGTGTTCAGCGCTGATTCTATTTGAATGTTGTTCTCTCTCTTAGCAGTTAGTTGCACTGCAAATATCTTTTACGCCTTCCTTGAGAATGTGAACATTACATCTGTAATGATCTGGCCTATGAGCTGCTGCTTTATGCTCTTGAAACTAAGTATCCATCCTCGATTttgacaaaaaaatatatatatataccatttaTGTCCCATTTAAAAAATGCCCCATTTATGTCAAAATGGGATATGAGCTATAGTCCGTACTTCAAACTGATTCAATAGAGTTGCACTCTTGGGTACAGAACAAGGTCTGGTTGTTGCAGCTAGAAATGTTGGCTTGCTGCTAAAAAAATGAACATGTGATTTTGTGCTGCTTTCCTGTTGCACAagtttcacttctttttttccgAGAAGTGCACCATTTACGCCTTGGGAGTTAACTCTTAACGTTGAGTTCGTACCACAATAACGAGCATTAATTATACTGCTTCCCAAGTTGCACATTTGTGTCGTATTAATTTTTATTATTTGGACATCTGCTAGGCCTCCATGTTTATTGGCGGCACAGAAATGCAGAGGTCCTTAATATTGTATTTGATGCTTGAAGCTTTTCTTTGCACCACCGGTTTTGCATTACAGCTAGGCATGAGACACTCATTATGTTATCAATGTTTATTTACCATACTCGGCAGGCATTTATGTGAAGCTCATTTTCAGAGGTAAACCATCAGTGGTAGGGCATAAAAGTCCCGACACCAGTGACGGCGGCTCGGACAATGAGCTTTTGGACAGCAATATTCTTATTTCTCCTTAGTTTACTGCCGTCCACAAAATCTACTGATCGACTTAAACATGCCAAGATGCCCAAAGTTCAATGTTTGTGCCTTTCCCTCATTTTAGTCTACAATTTTATGTTGTCAATGCTTTTGCATACGGGAAGCGCAACTTTTCAGATCGTATACTACTGCTTttgaaactatatatatatacttagctTGACAGAATATCTAAGAAAACCCTAGTTACGAATGACCGGCAACGTGGTATCCCAAAAGACGACGACAGCGTCGCCATCCGCGTACAAAGAGTTGACGACAAATGTGCGGGCGAAGAGCGAGGTCGCCAGGTCGACTGCTAAATTTGTAATCGCAATTAATGCGCGGTGAAAATGCCACGATATGAGCTTGTGGAGGGCTGAGTAACACCAGCAACGCGATGAATCAGCAGCAGTCATCCAGCAGTAGTCACCACAAGCCGCCGCTTTCCTGTTACACCAGTTTCACTTCCTTTTTCTGAAAAGTGCACCATTCTCGTCTTGGAATTAACTCGAGTTTGTATTGTACTACAATCATATAGAGTTTTACCACAACAATAATGAGCATTAACTATATGCTTTCCAAGTTGCACATGTGTGtcgtattatttttattttttttgtgatTATCAGCATCATCATTAGGTATCAAGTTTTGCATCAAGTTTTTCTCTCCCCCTTCACGCTTTCCTCCATCCCTCCTTTTCTCCTCCCCTGGCCCGTGAAGCCTTGCGGGCCGGCCAGCCATGGCTGCTCAACGCTCGTCAACTTAACAAATCTTCAGGGCTGGCCTCTGCGTCTAGTCGCCGAAACCGTCTTTTGTAAGTACACATTCGCATGAACATATAATGTGCGGCTTCATATGCTGGTAACTTCCTTGAGCTTTAGTTAGCGCGAACTTCAGCATCGCTAAAGGGTAACGCCCATCCAACACGCCTTTACCGCGTTTTGGTGTAATGGTCGAGTCACTTTCCTTCACTTTTTCCGTAAACAGCCGATTTGCTAGAATCAGCAGGTTGTCTTACGCTGCTACGCTTTTACGTAAATTGACCCCACAGCAGACTTTACCTTAGCTCACGTAAGAGGAAACTCCTGTGCCCGACTTTTGTTTGCGCTGCACGATAGTATCGTCCCTAAAAAGATTACGCCGTGGTGCTTGCAACACTCAGCTGCTTGCTAGGAACCTTCTGCATGGAGCAAAGATGCTTCGTACGTGCAGCTTTGGAGGGACTCGAGCACTTACCTTTATCTGCACGTAAACAAGCTCCGAGGGGATAATGCCGAAATCAAGGTTACAGCTTTGTAAGCTTGCCTTTCAATACACTGTGTTGTTCCTGCCGTTGCTTCTTGTTACTAAAGTGGCACACGTCGCAGATCGCAGCCGACCGGTGGCAGCCCGTTTCCCCAAGATGCAGCTGAGCAGTCGTGCCAAGCATTTGCTGCACTGTTGCCTCTGCGTGGGGCTGATACTGGCCTTCGAGGTGTTCACGGGAGGCATCCACCTCTGGAAGTTCAGTTACGATGATCTGGACCCCTTGGAGCAGTATGGCTGGCCCTTGACAATCGTGCTGTACCTGATGCGGCTACTGACGGTGTTAGCGCTGCCTCAGTGCATTTGCAACTGCTTAGGCTTGCTGCTGTACAACGCTTTTCCGGAGAAAGTGCGTCTCAAAGGCTCGCCCCTGCTGGCGCCCTTCATCTGCATACGCGTTGTTACGCGTGGCGACTACCCAGATCTTGTGCGGACCAACGTCGCGCGGAACATTGAAACCTGTGCTGAAGTTGGTTTGGAGAACTTTATCGTGGAAATCGTCACAGACAAGCCCCTTGGACTGACCAAACACCCCCGCATTCGTGAAGTGGTAGTGCCGTCCTCCTACCGACCCAAAAGCGGTGCCCTGTTCAAGGCACGGGCTCTGCAATACTGCCTTGAAGACGATGTAAGCATCCTGGGTGATGACGACTGGATTGTGCACTTAGACGAAGAGACCCTAATGACAGAAGACTCTGTGCGAGGCATCCTCAACTTTGCCCTGGATGGCAAACATGCCTTTGGCCAAGGCCTCATCACATATGCCAATGAACGTGTGGTCAACTGGGTTACTACCCTTGCTGATAGCTTCCGTGTGGCTGATGACATGGGTAAGCTGCGCTTCCAGTTCTGGGCCTTCCACAGGCCCCTGTTTAGCTGGAAAGGCTCGTACGTTGTGACTCGGGCAGGTGCCGAGCGCAAGGTTTCCTTTGACCATGGCCCGGATGGCTCCATTGCTGAGGACTGCTTCTTCAGCATGGTGGCATACCGTGAGGGCTACACGTTTGACTTCATTCCTGGCGAAATGTGGGAAAAGAGCCCTTTTTCCTTCTGGGACTTCCTGCAGCAGCGCAAGCGCTGGCTCCAAGGCATCTTCCTTGTGGTTCACAGCAGCACCATTCCTCTGCGCCACAAGTTGTTCCTGGCTCTCGCTCTCTACTCATGGGCAACGATTCCACTGAGTACGTCCAACCTTATCCTCGCAGCCTTCTGTCCCATCCCCTGCCCCGCGTTGCTCAACTTCCTGTGTGCCTTCGTGGGGGCCATGAATCTGTACATGTACATCTTTGGTGTCATCAAGTCCTTCAGCTTGTACCGCATGGGACCTGTGCGCTTCTTCCTCTGTCTGCTGGGAGCCCTATCCACCATACCGTTCAATGTGGCCATTGAAAATGTGGCCGTTCTCTGGGGCTGCTTTGGCAAGAAGCACCGCTTCTATGTAGTCTCTAAGCAGCTTGAACGCCCCATCAATGTATGAGCTTTCCAGATGACCTGGTCTATCGTGCTTGTTCACATGTTGTGAGCCTCCATGtcgcttttaattttttttttactaatctAAGAATGATTGTTTTTGTGCACTAAGTTATTTGTTATATGCTGCTTTTAGTGTTGTCTTAACTAGAATTGCACATAGGTGCATCACGCCATGCTAAACTGGCATCCACAGCACTAAAAGTAGGCGCCAAAGATGCTGGGCTGGCTGGCCAGCCCATGCACGGCTCGAATTTAAaataagcgagagagagagaacgaaaaaaagaagggaCGTTTATGTCCTGTCCAAAGAAGCATGCCTGATAGGAACAAAGCACAACCAGCCAACTCATTGCATGCATGCAATCTTGCACTCCAGGAATGGCACAAGAATGTTTACCTCTTTAGGATGAATTGATCTGAGCACCATGATGCAGCAAAGGTTTATAGAGAGAAGAGTAGTGTGCACCGAGACCTATGTAGAGATTTCTACCCGTGGCCAATTTCTGGGCATTCAAGTTCACGGTAGTCGCTGCACCATAGTCGGAATGCATCGCACAGCTGGCCGGCCCGTTTGCGTGCAAGCTGAGAGTTTTGTTTTGCTCAAGTACTCAAGACACATTACTGGAGCAGAGTTTTGTTTTCTTTAGTCATTGTGTGGCTGCTAGCCTGGTTGCTACATTAGATGACTGGGTGTTCTATGTATATCAAAACTTCTCTGAAGTTTTGCAAATAAATGCCTGGAGCGTACTTTTGCAGCATTTCTTGTAACACTGATTGCACACACTACAAGCACCTACATTTCTCACATCTTTTTCTCACTGTTGAGAGAAGGAAACAAGCAGCCAGGACAAATGTACTGGCTGCTGAAATGCACAGGACAGAAATGTTTCATATTGTATTTGTAGTGCAAACCCGTTTCAAGGCATAGAATCTAAAGAAAACATCTTTAACGGACAAGATAAGGAGCACATGGCTGTTTCTGTAGGCTTTTTCCTGTCGTTTTCCATCATCAGCTAGCAAAAAGTTTCCTTATTCGGAGCAAGGACTCTGCAAGTCGCCCAAAATACTGTAGCAAGGAGATCAAACAGAATCTGCATTTTCCCTGAATGAAAGGATCTTGCATTAATGAAGCCCTGCAGCAACTACTCTTCAGAACTGAGAAATCGCTGGAAGAAGTGTGATGCCTTCCAAGAAATAGATACGTGCAGAAATTCTTGAGGGACCTAATAATGGAGATAAGAAATGCAATGCTTACTTTCCCTATTTCATTTTGACCCAGAGTTTTCTCTTAGCTGAGGCTGTTGGTAGGAATGCTTTGCCTATTACTCCTTTCAGATGTTTCCTTTGCGGTGCACTTATGGTACCCTTCAAGGTTGGCATCTGACAAAGGTGTCTGAAAGTGATAAAGGTGCAGTGACAGACTGGTGGGACGCACTTCTAATGAAGTCTGAAGGGGTTATGTGTAAGCTTTCACAGGGGAGTAACTTATGATAATGAACAATTTCCCAACAGCTGGCATCTATTGGCTGTTGCATGGGTCTCTGACATCATGTGAGGGACATGTAGAGGAGACCTCGAAAAACTACAAGAAAGCACAAGCGATCTTTTGTGCCAGATTGTGGTCTTTCTGCCGCATACAGGGGAATATGGTCAGGTACGCATGTTCAAAGCAGTATTGTCTACAACTTGCAAAACATTTCTTGCTGTGGTCAAAAAGTGTTGAGGTGGCCCTTTAATGTCTGCGGGAAGTGCATGCTGGCGTCGCACATTGAGGAGAACCCTGGCAGAAGGCAGTGCACATGCTCAAACTAGTGGAAAACAAGCACACATGGTTGAAGCAGCATGGTACTTCGTTAACTGATGTCCTGGCATTTTCTGTAATGACCATTACTGTCTCAACTGTCAAAGTTAATTACACCTTACTCAGTGCCTTGAGCACAGTGCACAAGAAAGATGCCTGTGCACTAAATGTGATGAATTGACATGGTGTTCTCCTTCACCACAACAGCAGCTGTGCCACACCGCAATAATGTCTTCACACATTTTTGTATTTACCAACAGAAACGTCACACTGATTGCTTGGAAAGCCAAGATGAAATTAAGGAGCTATAACAGCACTAGGGCCTGTTCTACGTCACTGTTCTTTTTTACTGACCATTGAAGTCATAAATTGACAGTGCGCCTTGAGCACAGAGAGAGTATAGACAGGATATAAAATTGCCAAGAAGTGCTGCTGCATGTAATGACCATTGCTCCGAgaaagatattaaaaaaaattgcatggAAAAATTTACAGCCAGTGCTTTGGTAGTGTGGAAAACAAGTTTTCAGCACAGTGATTAGTTCCTTCACAATCGCCAACACGACTCAGTTCTTGCTTAACATATATTTTTAGCGTAAAATAGGACAGACTCCAAAACACAAAACAACAGGCACAAGCACTAGTGCATTTTGTCCGTCCAGCTAGGCCGAACCAACGTTTTGCACAGATTTTGTCACCTTTAAGGCGACAAAATTGAAATGACGTCACTGAAGAGCTTAAGAAATTATGGTGTTGCAAGTGATGTAATATTGCACTAATATGTGTACATTTAAACTATGCTTTACGACCACTTTTGTTCTGTTAGGACCAGAAGTACCATAGCTGGCAAGAGAAGCCAGCCTAATCATCAAATGATGATATGCAGACATGCAACCAGTGTTTGCATGCACACCATCTGCGTTCAGGCTGCACAAGCAAGCGACAAAGAAATCTGCAAAGGACTTCCTACTCGGCTAGTTGGTGTATGATTTATGATGAGAAAAGTGGCACAAAGGAAAGAACATAGCAAATGAAGTAGACTTGGAGCAGCTTGATGCCCTTTTCGTCTCTTTACTTCGTTGTCTTCCATTGTTTGTGATGGTTTTATTACATAGTAAATCTGCCTCTTTTACGAGTTGAAAGAACACTTGTGCAGATATTAGCATGGGGCAAATGCTGACCTTGCTTGGATAGCAAACGCCGTGGATTGTGATGCATGCTGTTGAACTAATGAAGAACAAATGAATGTTGGCACAGTGCCATACAGgcttccttattttatttttaccTGTACAAAGGAGTTAAGGACCCATATTGAGGACTTCTTTTATGTAAGTGCACCTTGAAATTGTCTGATGCTTATGTACTGGGCAATAAAATAGCTAACAAGGTGGCAAAACAAAAGGCAGCGATCAAGAAAATCGTGGATTGCACTTGCATAAGAGAAATCTTGTGTATCTGGCCCAAGATCATTTTCTTAGCCTGTTATGTTTACCTGTACATGCAATCAGCACGAAATAAAAAGGTTTGTTTGGCACACAACTGGTGCAAAAAAAGCTGTGTGCCATTGTTTTTGCCAGCACACTACATCCTATAGAAAATCATTTAGCTTTTCTGGTGGCTTTCATGGTAACCAAACAGTAGGTGCATTGTTTTCATGATCATAAGTGCATGCTTGTGTGCTGAAACTTGAACCAATCTATTGAATATACAAAGCATTCATgcagaaacaactttattttaactttttcataatttcatagtgtGGGCACACTAGTGCTTTATTTATTGTAAGCACGCTTTGTCTTGATGTATGCAGCAGCATGTTGGACGTTCATCTGCAAAGATGCCGCTGGTCATATGCTGAAGAGGGCTCTGTGGCCTGATATCACATCTGCTAGCAATGGCACTAAAGCAACAATTGTtaacatagcaaaaaaaaaaaaaaaaatgttgaactTGCTCAACAATTATTCTAAGTTTAACAGCAGtaattcccttttttttttttttgtacgttaCAAATTCCTCTGCAATGTCATCAGAATTCAAATTACTCATGGCATCAGTTAGGGATGTTAAATACTTCCGATTCTAAAACTTTTATTGTAGTCGCTACTGAAAACCTTATTTTGACGCAGTTCAGGCACCGCAAGAACAGTTAATATATAAAAAAAGCATAAACATGAACTCTATGTAAGCGGCTGTGATATGTGACTTTTCAGTGAACTTACTGCTTTGAGCTGTTTGTGAAGTAAGACAATAAggcttcacttaaaaaaaaaaaaaaaaaaaaagcaccacatGCAAAGGATGACTGCAGCATGCAGCCATCCTTTGTTCAATTTGCATAGAACATATTGCGTCATCTTGTAAATTTCTGGACAAAAGTATTGAATCCCCCCAAAAATGGCAAACAAGTATACTAAAGGGCTGAGACAAGTGTTATAAAGTTTTGTTACTACAACAAAAGAAAGATTAAGATTCGAGATCTCTTTTGTAATGTGGGGAACACGAAGGTAGAGTGAGCATAACCTCCCCCTTGCAGCTTTGTTGGGGCAGTTCACCATTGCAGAATAACAGCAGGGGAATCGGCAGAGATAAATGCCAGGATGTTTGTAAATGCACTACAGTCATACTGAGCAAAAGAAAACATTCCTACAAGAAATACCACGTGTTCCAGCAGGAGGGAGAAAAAAGAGCAGAAGTAGCAAAATGTGATGCGACATTTCTGAAGTGGCTGATGTGTAAGCTGCCCTGAGAATGCTGTGTGTTTGTGAGTGGCAGAGCTGCCATGTCCACCACTGCTACTACACATTTCTGGAACTGCTAGTGAGCCTTGGTCTTGATGCACCAGTCGTAAGCATTTGCAAAGAGCTTGGCCCAGGGTGAGATGTGGAATCCTTGGCCTCCCTGCCACTCCTGTGGCACATAGGCCCACTGCCAAGGGAGGGAGCAGCGCTCTGGATGGGGCATGACGGCCAGGTGTCGGCCATCTTTTGAGCAGAGAGCAGCAACGCCCCGTGGGCTTCCGTTCGGGTTGAGAGGGTACTCCTCGGTTGCATGGCCCGCGTCATCCACGTAGCGCATACCCACCAGCTGCTGTGCCTCCAGTTGCTCTAGTAAGGCATCCTGCCGGAACTCAAATCGACCTGCAAAGGACATTTTATTTGTGTCACATACAGGTACTTTCGTCTCGGTGCGAGATACCACATGGCTGCTGTCGCAGGGGGAACGTAGCCATGAGACAAGCCAACCTCGTCTACAGGTGCAGTTCTATTCCAGCTGTCCAGTTGGCAATGCGAAATGTGCAACTTTATGTCATCTTTTATCTACGTCATGTACAGTTACTTTCATTTTGATGGAATGCACTATACAGCAGCTGTGGATAGGAAAGAGAGCTTGTGCATCGGAGTGTCGTATAGCTTTTGGAGCCAACTGGGTCACAATCTGTTCCATTGGCAATATAAAGTGCTGCTTTACAATGAAGAGCAAATGGTGAAAATGAGATGGTATACAACAGGTGCCCCCCCCAAAAATAAGCAGGATTATGAATCAAACTGACGGGTTTAGTATAAAAAACAATGCTGTCAAGCTGTTCACTTGGCAATGCAAATAAGGTAATTTTATACTGCCGGAAATGTTTCATATGTGCCTATAGCATGTAAGCGGATACTCGGACAGCTGGCATGAAGAAAGTCAGACTGACAAATAGAGCAGGCAACCTCATGTTGTGTGATACAGACTGTTCCGATTAGATTATTTGCACTAGTGCACATCAGAAATTGCATGAAAGTCACTCATTATCATTTTGATTAACTTAATTAATGATCGCTACTTAATTATTCCAGAGAACATGTTGCAATAGTGAAACCAAGTGCAGTCAGTGCTCATAACATAT is a window of Dermacentor silvarum isolate Dsil-2018 chromosome 4, BIME_Dsil_1.4, whole genome shotgun sequence DNA encoding:
- the LOC119449941 gene encoding beta-1,4-mannosyltransferase egh, which encodes MQLSSRAKHLLHCCLCVGLILAFEVFTGGIHLWKFSYDDLDPLEQYGWPLTIVLYLMRLLTVLALPQCICNCLGLLLYNAFPEKVRLKGSPLLAPFICIRVVTRGDYPDLVRTNVARNIETCAEVGLENFIVEIVTDKPLGLTKHPRIREVVVPSSYRPKSGALFKARALQYCLEDDVSILGDDDWIVHLDEETLMTEDSVRGILNFALDGKHAFGQGLITYANERVVNWVTTLADSFRVADDMGKLRFQFWAFHRPLFSWKGSYVVTRAGAERKVSFDHGPDGSIAEDCFFSMVAYREGYTFDFIPGEMWEKSPFSFWDFLQQRKRWLQGIFLVVHSSTIPLRHKLFLALALYSWATIPLSTSNLILAAFCPIPCPALLNFLCAFVGAMNLYMYIFGVIKSFSLYRMGPVRFFLCLLGALSTIPFNVAIENVAVLWGCFGKKHRFYVVSKQLERPINV